In Nitrobacteraceae bacterium AZCC 1564, the following proteins share a genomic window:
- a CDS encoding glycyl-tRNA synthetase alpha chain (product_source=KO:K01878; cath_funfam=1.20.58.180,3.30.930.10; cog=COG0752; ko=KO:K01878; pfam=PF02091; superfamily=55681; tigrfam=TIGR00388), whose protein sequence is MDLTPPHMRPERSFQGLILTLQRYWADYGCVILQPYDMEVGAGTFHPATTLRALGPKRWNAAYVQPSRRPKDGRYGENPNRLQHYYQFQVILKPSPPDIQELYLKSLAAIGVDSHLHDIRFVEDDWESPTLGAWGLGWECWCDGMEVSQFTYFQQVAGVECAPVAGELTYGLERLAMYVQGVDRVYDLNFNGREGDEKVTYGDVFLQAEQEYSRHNFEYSDTTMLFEQFKMAEAACRKYLDAGWQDGKKERHLMALPAYDQCIKASHVFNLLDARGVISVTERQSYILRVRELAKACGEAWIATEAGGA, encoded by the coding sequence ATGGACTTAACTCCGCCGCATATGCGCCCCGAACGCTCGTTCCAGGGACTGATCCTCACGCTGCAGCGCTATTGGGCGGACTACGGCTGCGTCATCCTGCAACCCTACGATATGGAAGTGGGGGCGGGCACGTTCCATCCGGCGACAACGTTGCGGGCTTTGGGCCCCAAGCGCTGGAACGCGGCCTATGTGCAGCCCTCGCGCCGGCCGAAAGACGGCCGTTACGGCGAAAATCCGAACCGGTTGCAGCACTACTACCAGTTCCAGGTCATCCTGAAGCCTTCACCGCCGGACATCCAGGAACTTTACCTGAAATCGCTCGCCGCCATTGGGGTCGATTCACACCTGCACGACATTCGCTTTGTCGAGGACGATTGGGAGAGTCCGACGCTGGGCGCGTGGGGCCTGGGCTGGGAGTGCTGGTGCGACGGCATGGAAGTGTCCCAGTTCACGTATTTCCAGCAAGTCGCCGGCGTCGAATGCGCACCGGTGGCGGGCGAACTCACCTACGGCCTTGAGCGGCTTGCGATGTATGTGCAGGGCGTTGATCGCGTGTACGATCTCAACTTCAACGGCCGCGAGGGCGATGAGAAGGTGACCTATGGCGACGTGTTCCTGCAGGCGGAGCAGGAATATTCGCGGCATAATTTCGAGTATTCCGACACGACGATGCTCTTCGAGCAGTTCAAGATGGCGGAGGCGGCTTGCCGCAAATATCTCGACGCTGGCTGGCAGGACGGCAAGAAGGAGCGTCACCTGATGGCGCTGCCAGCCTACGACCAGTGCATCAAGGCGAGCCATGTATTCAATCTGCTGGATGCGCGCGGCGTGATCTCGGTCACCGAGCGGCAGAGCTACATTCTGCGCGTACGCGAACTGGCAAAAGCCTGCGGTGAAGCCTGGATCGCCACCGAAGCGGGCGGAGCGTAA